The Limnospira fusiformis SAG 85.79 genomic interval TAACTCCAGACTTTTAGGGGGAGGGCGCTAAAAGAGGTAATCCCTTCGATCGCCAAATTCCACAATTGCCAATAGTTCCATTTTGTCCGACCTTTATATCTCGGTAAGCGGTCATATTCTAGGGCGGTTTGTTTAAACCCTACCCACGCAAATAAACCTTTCATAAATCGATGAGTTTCGGGGATTTGTTTTAAGGCTGCCACTACCTGACGATCCATCAGTCGAAAATCTCCAGTATCTTGGGGAATGCGAACCGGAGTCATCTTTTGCATAATTCGATAAAAACCATTGGCGGTTATCTGTTTAAGCCAGGTTTCTCCCTGTCGCGATCGCCTTTTGGCGTAAACTACATCATAACCTTCTCGCCACTTTTCCAGCATTTCTACAATTAATTCCGGTGGGTCCTGTAGGTCAGCATCAATAGGAATGACCGCTTCACCTTTAGCATGATCTAAACCCGCCGTTAAAGCGATTTCTTTGCCAAAATTCCTTGACAGGTTAATCACTTTAATGTTATGATTGGAATGGTGATGTTTAATGAGTTTGGCGAGAGTATCATCCTGACTGCCATCATTAACACAGATAATTTCATAGGTAATCTGCAAAGGTTCAATCACAGCCAGCAACCTAGATAATAAGTAATCGAGGTTAGGTTCTTCGTTGTAGCAGGGAGCGATAATTGAGAGTTGAACTGTGGTGGGTTTTGCTGATGGTGGCAACACGGTAAAAATAAATTGATATTAACTAAAATTGTATTAATTAAGTGGTGCGTCAGGGTATAATTATCCGGTAGTAGATTGATCTAGTCGGGTTCTGACGCTACGGGAAAGCTGTAATTTTTCGGGGTAATGGCGACTACAGCTTGTTCACCAGTCGCTTAATACATTGCCCTCACCCTAAATCCCTCTCCCTCTCTGGGAGAGGGACTTTGAGATGTGATCAGATGATTTCTGAACAGGCTGTAACTGGGTTAGTGGTTACGAGGAGGAGGGGGACAGTCCAAGGACCGACGGGGTGATCAAATGTGAAAATAAGATTAGATATTAGACCAATGGGGTAAATTGGGGACATACTAGAGAGCGGAGGGAAAGAGCGATCGCATAAAATACCACCGCATGGTTGAAAACAGCACCAACTACCAAAGACAGACTATGAGTAAGCAACTTTGGATTTATGATACAACCCTACGAGACGGAGCCCAGCGCGAAGGACTCTCTCTCTCCCTAGAAGATAAACTCCAGATAGCGCGGAAACTAGACCAACTAGGTATTCCGTTTATTGAAGGTGGTTGGCCAGGTGCTAACCCGAAAGATGTGCAATTGTTTTGGCGACTGAAGGAAGAACCCCTCAGCCAAGCGGAAATAGTGGCTTTTTGTTCGACCCGCCGCCCCCATACCAAAGCAGCAGAAGATCCTAGCCTCAAACCGATTTTATCAGCCGGAACCATCTGGATTACTACCTTTGGCAAATCTTGGGATCTCCACGTTACGGAAAGCCTCAAAACCAGCCTAGAGGAAAACCTGGCAATGATCCAAGATACAATCGAGTTTTTCCGCAGCCAAGGGAGGCGGGTAATTTATGATGCTGAACATTGGTTTGATGGCTATAAAAACAACCCAGAATATGCCCTAGAAACCCTAAAAGCGGCTGTAGCCGGGGGGGCAGAATGGTTAGTGCTATGTGATACTAATGGTGGTACACTGCCCCACGAGGTAACAGCGATCGCCAAAACCGTAGTTACAGCCCTAGCCAATTGGGGTGAAACCTCAGTACAGGTAGGCATTCACACCCACAACGACTCAGGAACCGCCGTTGCTAATGCTTTAGCAGCAGTCATGGAAGGCGCTACCATGATTCAAGGGACCATTAACGGTTATGGGGAACGGTGCGGCAATGCCGATTTGTGTACTTTGATACCTAATTTACAGTTAAAATTAGGCTATTCTTGCATCGCCAATGAACAATTAAGTAAACTGTCGGAGTCTAGTAGATTTATTAGTGAGGTGGTGAATCTAGCTCCAGATGACCATGCCCCGTTTGTGGGATTATCAGCTTTTGCCCATAAGGGGGGGATTCATGTTTCGGCAGTGGAACGCAACCCGTTAACCTACGAACATATCGCCCCGGAAGAGGTGGGAAATAAACGGCGAATCGTGATTTCTGACCAGTCGGGATTAAGCAATGTTTTGGCGAAAGCGCGGAACTATGGTATTAACCTAGAACGGGATAATCCAACCAGTAGGCAACTTTTGCAACAGTTGAAAGAATTGGAAAATCAAGGTTATCAATTTGAGGCGGCGGAGGCGAGTTTTGAGTTATTGATGCGGTCAGCTTTGGGGACTCGGAAACAGTGGTTTGAAATTCGCGGTTTTCAAGTGCATTGTGACAAGTCAAGTATGGCGACCTGTAACTCCCTAGCTACGGTTAAGGTAATTGTAAGCGATCGCGAACTTTTAGAAGTAGCCGAAGGTAACGGACCCGTCTCCGCCTTAGACGCAGCCTTGCGGAAAGCCCTGCAAAATTTCTACCCAGAAATAGCCGAATTTCAACTGCGCGATTATAAAGTGCGGATTTTAGATGGTAAAGCCGGAACTTCTGCCAAAACTCGTGTATTGGTAGAGTCTAGTAATGGTCATCAGCGTTGGACTACCGTAGGAGTCTCTACTAACATCCTAGACGCATCCTATCAAGCCGTCGTAGAAGGTTTAGAATATGGCTTAATGTTGCAACAGCAAACCCCATCCAATTCAGTTATATTAGCGGAATCCTCACTGTAAAATAGCAGTGATAATCAGCTAGGGATGGCATTATTGGCATAGCATAAAATGGCAATAATGGCAAGAGTATTAATCAGAAATTGTCACAAATATAAAAAATTGATGACAATTGCTCAGGTAATCCCAACCATAATTTATCCTAGGCATCAGAGATGGAGAATGTTATGCAGGACCAAAAACAAGCCGTAAAAAGAGTAACAGGAGCCTTTGCCCTGATTGATAGCCTGCGCCGCCACGGTGTGCAGCATATTTTTGGCTATCCAGGAGGTTCAAACTTACCCATTTACGACGAAATATATAGAGCCGAACAAGCCGGGGAAATCAAACATTATCTGGTGCGGCACGAACAAGGAGCGGCCCACGCTGCCGATGGATATGCCCGGAGTACCGGAAAGGTGGGGGTATGTCTAGCCACTTCTGGACCGGGAGCCACCAATTTAGTGACAGGTCTAGCCACTGCTTATCTCGATTCTGTCCCGGTGTTAGCCATTACCGGACAAGTCCCCCGCAGCGCCTTGGGAACAGATGCGTTTCAGGAAATTGATATTTTTGGGATTACCCTACCCATTGTTAAACATTCCTATCTAGTCCGCGAACCTTCGGAATTACCGAGAATTGTGGCTGAGGCATTTCACCTAGCCAGTAGTGGCAGACCGGGACCTGTGTTAATTGACATTCCCAAAGATGTGGGTAATGCTCAAATTGATTATATTCCGGTAGAACCAGGGTCAGTGCGACGGGTGGGATATCGTCCCACGGTGCGGGGAAATCCTCGACAAATTAATCAGGCTTTACAGTTGATTTCCGAAGCTACTAAACCCCTCCTATATGTGGGGGGAGGTGCAATTATGGCGGGGGCTCATGCTGAAATCGCCGAATTGTCGGAACGCTTCCAAATACCAGTTACTAGCACTTTGATGGGAAAAGGTGCTTTTGATGAAAATCACCCCCTATCTCTGGGAATGCTG includes:
- a CDS encoding glycosyltransferase family 2 protein, whose protein sequence is MLPPSAKPTTVQLSIIAPCYNEEPNLDYLLSRLLAVIEPLQITYEIICVNDGSQDDTLAKLIKHHHSNHNIKVINLSRNFGKEIALTAGLDHAKGEAVIPIDADLQDPPELIVEMLEKWREGYDVVYAKRRSRQGETWLKQITANGFYRIMQKMTPVRIPQDTGDFRLMDRQVVAALKQIPETHRFMKGLFAWVGFKQTALEYDRLPRYKGRTKWNYWQLWNLAIEGITSFSALPLKVWSYMGLFISLAAFLYALFLIIRTLIFGIDVPGYASLMVAILFMGGVQLISLGVIGEYLGRIYAEVKRRPLYLIRDTYGIVDHE
- the cimA gene encoding citramalate synthase; this translates as MSKQLWIYDTTLRDGAQREGLSLSLEDKLQIARKLDQLGIPFIEGGWPGANPKDVQLFWRLKEEPLSQAEIVAFCSTRRPHTKAAEDPSLKPILSAGTIWITTFGKSWDLHVTESLKTSLEENLAMIQDTIEFFRSQGRRVIYDAEHWFDGYKNNPEYALETLKAAVAGGAEWLVLCDTNGGTLPHEVTAIAKTVVTALANWGETSVQVGIHTHNDSGTAVANALAAVMEGATMIQGTINGYGERCGNADLCTLIPNLQLKLGYSCIANEQLSKLSESSRFISEVVNLAPDDHAPFVGLSAFAHKGGIHVSAVERNPLTYEHIAPEEVGNKRRIVISDQSGLSNVLAKARNYGINLERDNPTSRQLLQQLKELENQGYQFEAAEASFELLMRSALGTRKQWFEIRGFQVHCDKSSMATCNSLATVKVIVSDRELLEVAEGNGPVSALDAALRKALQNFYPEIAEFQLRDYKVRILDGKAGTSAKTRVLVESSNGHQRWTTVGVSTNILDASYQAVVEGLEYGLMLQQQTPSNSVILAESSL